The Candidatus Koribacter versatilis Ellin345 genome has a segment encoding these proteins:
- a CDS encoding aldehyde dehydrogenase family protein codes for MSEIVAAPAASYPFLLNGEWISDGSPVEIHSPFDHKVIGQVFYGSSAHVEAAIRASVEAFQITRKLGSYERERILSAISQKLSEQREDFAHTIALEAGKPIKTARQEVERAIYTFKVAAEESTRIEGEYLHLDTIEATKGRWGIVRRFPIGPIFAITPFNFPLNLVAHKLAPAIAAGCPVILKPAPQTPITALKLARVIHESGWPAGALTVMPLSNEDASLLVTDERIKLLTFTGSSIGWDLKSKAGKKRVLLELGGNAAIIIHSDADLRFAAERCAHGAFGYAGQSCISVQRILVEKSVYSEFRQMLVNAAGKLKTGDPLDEATDVGPLIRESDALRAESWVKEAVAQGATLLCGGTRKGSLLEPTVLTNTRPEMLVNCREIFAPVVTVEAYDDFNEALRQVNNSPFGLQAGILTRDAQRIFTAFNGLDVGGVVAGDVPTFRIDHMPYGGIKDSGLGREGVRYTIEEMTEPKLLVMNLGA; via the coding sequence ATGAGCGAGATCGTCGCGGCCCCGGCGGCATCGTATCCGTTCCTGCTCAACGGCGAGTGGATCTCCGACGGTAGTCCCGTCGAGATCCACTCGCCTTTTGACCACAAAGTTATCGGCCAGGTCTTCTACGGTTCTTCCGCTCACGTGGAAGCGGCCATCCGCGCAAGTGTTGAGGCGTTCCAGATCACCCGAAAGCTGGGCAGCTACGAGCGCGAACGAATCCTGAGTGCGATCTCCCAAAAGCTTTCCGAACAGCGCGAAGACTTTGCGCACACGATTGCACTCGAAGCCGGCAAGCCAATCAAGACGGCTCGGCAGGAAGTCGAACGTGCGATTTACACATTCAAGGTTGCGGCAGAAGAAAGCACGCGCATCGAGGGAGAGTACCTTCACCTCGATACGATTGAGGCGACAAAAGGGCGATGGGGAATTGTGCGGCGCTTCCCTATCGGCCCGATCTTTGCGATCACGCCGTTCAATTTCCCGCTGAACCTCGTGGCGCACAAGCTCGCGCCTGCAATTGCCGCAGGGTGCCCAGTCATCCTAAAGCCCGCACCGCAGACGCCGATCACCGCTCTGAAGCTCGCGCGCGTGATTCACGAATCAGGCTGGCCGGCAGGCGCACTCACCGTCATGCCGCTGTCGAACGAAGACGCAAGCCTGCTCGTCACCGACGAACGCATCAAGCTACTCACGTTCACTGGCAGCTCCATTGGTTGGGACCTGAAGAGCAAAGCCGGCAAAAAGCGGGTGCTCCTCGAACTCGGCGGAAATGCCGCCATCATTATCCATTCCGACGCTGATCTCAGGTTCGCTGCCGAGCGATGCGCGCACGGCGCATTCGGTTACGCCGGTCAAAGCTGCATTTCCGTTCAGCGGATCCTGGTGGAAAAGAGCGTCTATAGCGAGTTCCGCCAAATGCTCGTAAACGCAGCCGGAAAACTAAAGACCGGAGACCCTCTCGATGAGGCGACCGACGTCGGGCCACTCATTCGCGAATCGGACGCCTTGCGTGCGGAATCATGGGTGAAGGAAGCGGTGGCTCAGGGCGCGACCTTGCTCTGCGGTGGGACCCGCAAAGGCAGCTTGCTCGAGCCCACCGTGCTGACGAATACGCGCCCGGAGATGCTGGTCAATTGCCGCGAAATCTTCGCCCCCGTGGTCACCGTGGAAGCATACGACGACTTCAACGAAGCCCTGAGGCAAGTCAACAATTCGCCATTCGGTCTGCAAGCAGGCATTTTGACTCGCGATGCGCAGCGCATCTTCACGGCCTTTAACGGGCTCGATGTTGGCGGGGTTGTGGCAGGCGACGTACCGACCTTCCGCATTGACCACATGCCCTACGGCGGGATCAAAGATTCAGGTCTCGGACGCGAAGGCGTGCGCTATACGATTGAGGAAATGACCGAGCCGAAGTTACTCGTGATGAACCTCGGCGCGTAG
- a CDS encoding aspartate aminotransferase family protein — MSDTIRKYQEYVITSFVKAVQPVVIESASGAIIKDISGREFIDCFAGISVVNAGHCNPKINAAAKAQIDKLVHCGSYIYHSQPTAQLAEKMAKITPGRLKKSFFANSGAEAIEGAMKVARLFTGKHEIISLQQSFHGRTWGTLSITGNQGRKKRGGPYAPGIAFAPAPYAFRSPWPNEPEKFASYCAKQVEETIRYSTSGDVAAFIAEPVMGEGGIIVPPQNYFREVKEVLDRHGILFIADEVQSGFGRTGKMFAIEHYDVEPDILVTAKGIANGYPIAAFTTRDEIAAAFKPGDHLSTFGGNPICCAAALANIEFFEEEKLCDQSTEKGQHALTRLRALQGRQSGIGEVRGLGLMIGVELVKDDHLTPAAAEAEAVRDTCFKAGVLIGVGGTNANVLRLQPPLVITYEQLNTALDVLEGAITEVVGRTAAVAGKA, encoded by the coding sequence ATGAGCGATACGATTCGGAAATACCAGGAATACGTCATTACCAGCTTCGTGAAGGCCGTGCAGCCTGTCGTTATTGAAAGCGCCAGCGGCGCGATCATTAAGGACATCAGCGGGCGCGAGTTCATCGACTGCTTTGCCGGCATTTCGGTGGTGAATGCCGGACATTGCAATCCGAAGATCAACGCCGCTGCCAAGGCGCAGATTGATAAGCTCGTGCATTGTGGCTCGTACATCTATCACAGCCAACCGACCGCGCAATTGGCGGAGAAGATGGCGAAGATCACGCCGGGGCGGTTGAAAAAGTCCTTCTTCGCCAACAGCGGCGCCGAAGCGATCGAGGGCGCGATGAAAGTTGCGCGCCTCTTCACCGGCAAGCACGAGATCATTTCGCTGCAGCAGTCCTTCCATGGACGCACCTGGGGCACGCTGAGCATCACTGGCAACCAAGGCCGCAAGAAGCGTGGCGGCCCGTATGCTCCGGGCATCGCATTCGCGCCGGCACCGTATGCCTTCCGCTCGCCATGGCCTAATGAGCCAGAGAAGTTCGCTTCCTACTGCGCGAAACAAGTGGAAGAAACAATCCGATACTCAACCTCCGGCGATGTCGCGGCATTCATCGCCGAACCGGTGATGGGTGAAGGCGGCATCATCGTCCCGCCGCAAAACTACTTCCGCGAGGTGAAGGAAGTCCTCGATCGCCATGGGATTTTGTTCATTGCCGACGAAGTACAATCGGGCTTCGGCCGCACCGGTAAGATGTTTGCGATCGAACACTACGACGTCGAACCTGACATCCTCGTCACCGCCAAGGGCATCGCCAATGGATACCCGATCGCAGCGTTCACAACGCGTGATGAGATTGCGGCTGCATTCAAACCTGGCGACCACCTGTCGACTTTCGGTGGAAATCCGATTTGTTGCGCGGCTGCGCTCGCCAACATCGAATTCTTCGAAGAAGAAAAGCTCTGTGATCAGTCAACCGAGAAGGGCCAACACGCGCTCACCCGCTTAAGAGCGCTGCAGGGGCGGCAGTCGGGCATTGGCGAGGTTCGCGGGCTCGGCCTCATGATCGGCGTGGAACTGGTGAAAGACGACCATCTCACACCTGCGGCCGCCGAAGCGGAAGCCGTGCGCGACACCTGCTTCAAAGCCGGTGTGCTGATCGGAGTCGGCGGCACGAATGCCAACGTTCTCCGGCTTCAGCCGCCGCTCGTCATTACCTACGAACAGCTCAACACCGCACTCGATGTGTTGGAGGGCGCGATCACCGAAGTAGTGGGCCGCACCGCGGCCGTTGCGGGCAAGGCATAG
- a CDS encoding CoA-acylating methylmalonate-semialdehyde dehydrogenase: protein MSTTAQTELLQVQNFVNGEWRTSHSGDVLEIYNPATAEPLAHVPLSGADEVNEAVRAAAAAWPAWRETPPGDRIQYIFKLKQLMEEHFEEIARTVTIENGKTLTEARGEVRRGIENVEVACGIPLMMQGYNLENISRGIDEIMYRHPIGVVAAITPFNFPAMIPFWYLPYAIATGNCFILKPSERVPFTMQKVFELIHQIGLPKGVINLLNGGKPAVDALLDHPEVRAISFVGSTPVARYIYERAAKNGKRVQCQGGAKNYAVILPDADMKVATNIVGESAFGCAGQRCLALSVGVTVGEAQKGFREAVSEFAAHLKTGNGLEAGTQMGPVITAQSKSRIEEVIDHAVKQGAKAVTDGRGYRVANHERGNFLAPTILDEVPADSDVPQTEIFGPVLSLVHADSLEHAIELLSKSAYGNAASLFTTNGAHARRFRHEAPAGNIGINIGVPAPVAYFPFSGWKESFFGDLHGQGRDAIEFYTDKKVVIERWS from the coding sequence ATGAGTACCACAGCACAAACCGAGCTTCTCCAGGTCCAGAATTTTGTCAACGGCGAGTGGCGGACCAGCCACTCTGGCGATGTTCTCGAGATTTATAACCCCGCCACGGCTGAGCCGTTGGCGCACGTGCCCCTCTCCGGCGCCGACGAAGTGAATGAAGCGGTGCGCGCGGCCGCTGCCGCGTGGCCCGCGTGGCGCGAGACGCCGCCCGGCGACCGCATTCAATACATCTTCAAGCTGAAACAGCTAATGGAGGAGCACTTCGAAGAAATCGCCCGAACGGTGACGATCGAGAACGGCAAGACGCTCACCGAAGCACGAGGAGAAGTGCGTCGCGGCATTGAGAACGTTGAAGTCGCCTGCGGAATTCCGCTGATGATGCAGGGCTACAACCTCGAAAACATATCGCGTGGCATTGACGAAATCATGTATCGCCATCCAATCGGAGTCGTAGCCGCGATCACACCGTTCAACTTTCCGGCAATGATTCCCTTCTGGTACCTGCCCTACGCAATCGCTACTGGGAACTGTTTCATCCTGAAGCCAAGTGAGCGCGTACCGTTCACAATGCAGAAGGTTTTCGAACTGATTCATCAGATAGGATTGCCGAAGGGCGTCATCAACCTGCTGAACGGAGGTAAACCCGCGGTGGACGCTCTGCTCGACCACCCTGAGGTGCGCGCCATCAGCTTCGTCGGGTCGACGCCCGTAGCCCGTTACATCTACGAGCGCGCTGCAAAGAACGGCAAGCGCGTGCAATGCCAGGGCGGCGCAAAGAACTACGCGGTCATCCTGCCCGATGCCGACATGAAAGTGGCGACGAACATCGTGGGCGAGAGCGCCTTCGGTTGTGCGGGACAACGATGCCTGGCATTGAGTGTTGGAGTCACTGTCGGTGAGGCCCAGAAGGGTTTCCGCGAAGCCGTCTCTGAGTTCGCCGCGCACCTCAAGACCGGCAACGGACTCGAAGCAGGGACACAGATGGGGCCCGTGATCACCGCGCAGAGCAAATCACGAATCGAAGAAGTTATTGACCATGCTGTGAAGCAAGGTGCAAAAGCCGTGACCGATGGCCGCGGCTACAGGGTTGCGAATCATGAGCGCGGCAACTTCCTTGCGCCGACGATTCTCGATGAAGTGCCCGCCGACAGCGATGTGCCACAGACTGAAATCTTCGGCCCCGTGTTGAGCCTGGTGCACGCCGACAGTCTCGAGCATGCGATTGAGCTGCTTTCCAAGAGCGCGTACGGTAATGCCGCATCTCTCTTCACCACCAATGGAGCGCACGCGCGACGTTTCCGCCATGAAGCGCCAGCTGGAAACATTGGCATCAATATCGGTGTCCCTGCACCTGTCGCCTACTTCCCTTTCAGCGGCTGGAAGGAGAGCTTCTTCGGCGACCTCCACGGCCAAGGTCGTGATGCGATCGAGTTTTACACCGACAAGAAAGTCGTCATCGAGCGCTGGAGCTAA
- the gabT gene encoding 4-aminobutyrate--2-oxoglutarate transaminase encodes MASIVLRTKVPGPKALELASRRSAAVPRGIYASTPIYVSRAEGALIEDVDGNTFIDLAGGIGVINVGHRSPAVVEAIHRQTDRFLHTCFQVVGYESYIRLAEKLNEITPGEFPKRTFFVNSGAEAVENAVKIARYHTKRPAVICFEDAFHGRTTLGMALTSKTHPYKAGFEPFPSEIYRIPYAYCYRCSYGKKYPSCEVACADALEGVFKRTVAAESVAAIIIEPVLGEGGFVTPPSDFLRKLHGICKQHGIVFIADEVQTGFGRTGAMFACERYGVEPDILIGAKSLGGGLPIGSITGRAEIMDAPIPGGIGGTFGGSPLACEAALATIEAMQRQDLPARANALGERFRARALRWQAQWPQIGEVRGLGGMQAIELVRSAESRTPNDSATKHIIQYCYERGVITLNAGTYSNVIRILMPLVISDAQFEEALDVMESALSHEFATSRVTTGVS; translated from the coding sequence ATGGCCTCAATTGTTTTGCGAACCAAGGTTCCGGGACCGAAAGCGCTGGAGCTTGCGAGCCGCCGATCGGCCGCGGTTCCTCGCGGTATCTACGCATCGACGCCCATCTATGTGTCGCGTGCGGAAGGCGCGCTGATCGAGGATGTGGATGGCAATACCTTCATTGACCTCGCCGGCGGCATCGGCGTAATCAATGTTGGGCATCGCTCACCTGCCGTCGTCGAAGCCATTCATCGTCAGACCGACCGCTTTCTCCATACCTGCTTTCAGGTTGTCGGATACGAGAGCTACATCCGTCTTGCGGAGAAATTGAATGAGATCACCCCCGGCGAATTTCCAAAGCGTACGTTCTTCGTGAACTCCGGCGCGGAAGCCGTCGAGAACGCGGTGAAGATCGCGCGCTATCACACCAAACGTCCCGCGGTTATCTGCTTTGAAGATGCGTTCCACGGGCGGACCACGCTGGGGATGGCCCTCACCAGCAAGACGCATCCGTACAAAGCTGGGTTCGAGCCATTCCCTAGCGAGATTTATCGCATCCCCTACGCGTACTGCTATCGCTGCTCCTATGGGAAGAAGTATCCGAGTTGCGAAGTTGCGTGTGCCGATGCTTTAGAAGGCGTCTTCAAGCGCACTGTGGCAGCAGAATCCGTGGCGGCGATCATTATTGAACCGGTGCTCGGCGAAGGTGGGTTCGTGACCCCGCCCAGCGATTTCTTGCGAAAGCTGCACGGCATCTGCAAGCAGCACGGCATCGTCTTCATCGCCGACGAAGTACAGACCGGCTTCGGCCGCACCGGCGCGATGTTTGCCTGCGAGCGCTACGGCGTTGAACCGGACATTTTGATCGGCGCGAAATCTCTCGGCGGTGGTTTGCCAATTGGATCCATCACGGGCCGCGCAGAAATCATGGATGCGCCCATACCGGGCGGCATCGGCGGAACGTTCGGAGGCAGTCCTCTTGCGTGCGAAGCCGCGCTGGCAACGATTGAAGCCATGCAGCGCCAGGATCTTCCGGCGCGCGCTAACGCACTGGGTGAACGCTTCCGGGCCCGTGCCCTGCGGTGGCAAGCGCAGTGGCCGCAGATTGGCGAAGTGCGCGGCCTTGGCGGGATGCAGGCGATCGAACTGGTGCGCTCGGCCGAGTCACGAACTCCCAACGACTCCGCGACGAAGCACATCATCCAATATTGTTATGAGCGCGGCGTGATTACTCTCAACGCGGGCACGTATAGCAACGTCATTCGCATTCTCATGCCGCTCGTCATTTCCGATGCGCAATTCGAAGAAGCGCTCGACGTAATGGAATCGGCCCTCTCGCACGAGTTTGCGACTTCTCGTGTGACTACCGGAGTTTCATAG
- a CDS encoding aldehyde dehydrogenase family protein produces the protein MDTATKTSTKTYQMYIDGKFVESATGKLFPVYDPSTEEVIAECPAGNAADVDRAVAAARTAFDDGPWNATTAQERGRVLFRIAEKIRQHTAELAEIECRNSGKPIVEAEYDIADCATCFEYYGGLATKITGQVNPVPDNAVSLSLKEPIGVAGQIIPWNYPLAMAAWKLAPAIAAGCTVVIKPAEQTPLTLLELAKHFEEVGLPNGVVNVVTGYGEEAGAPIVAHKDVDKIAFTGSGSVGKLIMREASATLKRVSLELGGKSPNIFFADADFEAAIDGALFGVFINQGEVCSAGSRILVERPIYKKFVEAMTEKAKKIKLGAPLDRDTKMGPLVSKDQYERVREYQEIGKKEAKVASGGNRPSGFAKGYYVEPTIFYDVDNSARIAREEIFGPVASVIPFDNEADGLKIANDTPFGLAAAVWTRDIFKAFRMVKKIRAGIVWVNHMQPTYYEAPWGGYKQSGFGRELGPWGVEEYLETKQVHINLSEQPIGWY, from the coding sequence ATGGATACGGCTACGAAAACCAGCACCAAAACCTACCAGATGTACATCGATGGCAAGTTCGTCGAAAGCGCCACGGGAAAGTTGTTCCCCGTTTACGATCCTTCGACGGAAGAAGTGATTGCTGAGTGTCCGGCAGGAAACGCTGCCGATGTTGACCGTGCCGTTGCCGCCGCCCGAACGGCTTTTGACGATGGCCCCTGGAACGCAACCACCGCGCAGGAGCGCGGACGCGTCCTCTTCCGCATTGCTGAAAAGATCCGCCAGCACACGGCTGAACTCGCCGAGATCGAGTGTCGCAATTCCGGCAAGCCCATCGTCGAAGCCGAGTACGACATTGCCGATTGCGCTACCTGTTTCGAGTACTACGGCGGGCTCGCGACGAAGATCACCGGCCAGGTGAATCCGGTTCCTGACAACGCAGTTAGCCTTTCGCTAAAGGAACCGATCGGGGTCGCAGGGCAGATCATTCCGTGGAACTATCCGCTGGCGATGGCCGCGTGGAAGCTTGCTCCCGCCATTGCTGCGGGCTGCACCGTTGTCATCAAGCCTGCCGAACAGACGCCCCTCACGTTGCTGGAACTTGCGAAGCACTTCGAAGAAGTGGGGCTGCCGAATGGCGTAGTAAATGTTGTGACCGGATACGGTGAAGAAGCGGGTGCGCCCATCGTCGCGCATAAAGATGTGGACAAGATTGCCTTCACCGGCAGTGGAAGCGTGGGCAAGCTGATTATGCGCGAGGCGAGCGCCACACTGAAGCGCGTCTCGCTCGAACTCGGCGGTAAATCGCCGAATATTTTCTTCGCCGATGCCGACTTTGAAGCTGCGATTGATGGCGCACTCTTCGGCGTCTTCATCAACCAGGGCGAAGTCTGCTCCGCGGGCAGCCGAATTCTTGTCGAGCGCCCGATCTATAAGAAGTTCGTGGAGGCGATGACCGAAAAGGCCAAGAAGATAAAACTCGGCGCGCCGCTCGATCGCGATACGAAGATGGGTCCGTTGGTCAGCAAAGACCAATATGAGCGCGTTCGCGAGTATCAGGAGATCGGCAAGAAAGAAGCGAAGGTCGCATCCGGCGGCAATCGCCCCAGCGGCTTCGCTAAGGGCTATTACGTCGAACCGACGATCTTCTATGACGTGGACAATAGCGCTCGCATTGCGCGCGAAGAAATCTTTGGACCGGTGGCGTCCGTCATCCCATTCGACAACGAAGCTGATGGCCTGAAGATCGCCAACGACACGCCCTTCGGCCTCGCCGCTGCGGTTTGGACGCGCGACATCTTCAAGGCATTCCGCATGGTGAAGAAGATCCGCGCCGGCATCGTGTGGGTGAACCACATGCAACCCACGTATTACGAGGCGCCGTGGGGCGGATACAAGCAATCCGGCTTTGGACGCGAGCTCGGCCCGTGGGGAGTAGAGGAATACCTCGAGACCAAGCAGGTGCACATCAACCTCAGCGAACAGCCGATTGGGTGGTACTGA
- a CDS encoding APC family permease — protein MTNSQTETPHLKRVLGKWDLVLLFVVAVFNLNVVPSIAANGGVTIWLWLISLVLFFWPQGIAVIELAHRYPGEGGVYLWAKEVFGDFHGFLSGWCYWTNNMLYVPTVMLYFVGVSVYVLGPSHQGLADNKVFALSASLVLLIVLVVLNVIGLGVGKWINNIGAIGTFIAAATLLILGLVVGLKQGASIHYVNFAIPTDRRFLFNAFGVICFGLVGLELASIMGDEIQEPRKTLPGAVLWGGVISGLLYISVTLTLLVAAGKNGISVLQGIVQAVGHLAEQAHVTWIIVPFALMLSLAIAGIGSAWLAGSARIPFVAGLDNYMPSWLGRVHPKYATPYAALIVHAVISLLLVLVNFLGGAGVQETFQTMLSLAVVLQLVPFLYMFGALVRFGLKYEAGKGVYGRPALLLSGISGFITTTLGIALAFFPAQTIKSVSQYEFKMFGGTAFFIGLAAFFFFIYGGRKARLAAQSAANQAA, from the coding sequence TTGACGAACAGCCAGACCGAAACCCCGCACCTTAAGCGCGTCCTTGGAAAATGGGACCTGGTGCTGCTGTTCGTGGTTGCCGTTTTCAATCTGAATGTGGTTCCTTCGATTGCCGCCAACGGCGGGGTCACGATCTGGCTCTGGCTTATTTCACTGGTGCTCTTCTTTTGGCCGCAAGGCATCGCGGTCATCGAACTCGCTCACCGCTACCCCGGCGAGGGCGGCGTGTATCTGTGGGCAAAGGAGGTGTTCGGCGACTTCCACGGCTTTCTTTCCGGCTGGTGCTACTGGACCAACAACATGCTCTACGTTCCGACGGTGATGCTCTACTTCGTCGGCGTGTCTGTGTATGTACTTGGCCCTTCACACCAGGGTCTTGCGGATAACAAGGTTTTCGCGCTAAGCGCATCTTTAGTGCTGCTGATCGTGCTGGTTGTGCTCAACGTTATCGGGCTTGGCGTTGGAAAGTGGATCAACAACATCGGCGCGATCGGAACCTTCATCGCCGCCGCAACACTTCTGATCCTTGGACTTGTTGTCGGATTGAAGCAGGGCGCTTCGATTCACTACGTAAACTTCGCCATCCCGACCGATCGAAGATTTCTGTTTAACGCCTTTGGCGTGATCTGCTTTGGATTGGTCGGACTCGAACTCGCCTCGATTATGGGCGACGAGATTCAGGAACCTCGTAAAACGCTACCAGGCGCAGTGTTGTGGGGCGGAGTCATCTCCGGCTTGCTCTATATATCGGTGACGCTCACCCTGCTCGTTGCTGCAGGGAAAAACGGTATCAGCGTTCTGCAAGGGATCGTGCAGGCCGTCGGACATCTTGCTGAGCAAGCACACGTGACCTGGATTATCGTCCCATTTGCATTGATGCTCAGCCTGGCGATTGCCGGCATTGGATCCGCATGGCTCGCTGGATCAGCGCGAATTCCCTTCGTTGCCGGCCTCGACAACTACATGCCGAGCTGGCTCGGACGCGTGCATCCGAAGTACGCCACGCCGTACGCAGCTCTGATCGTGCATGCTGTGATCTCACTGTTGCTGGTACTCGTGAACTTCCTCGGCGGCGCCGGCGTACAGGAAACGTTTCAAACGATGCTTTCGCTCGCAGTCGTCCTGCAACTCGTTCCCTTCCTTTATATGTTTGGCGCGCTGGTGCGCTTCGGGTTGAAGTACGAAGCGGGTAAGGGCGTTTACGGGCGTCCAGCGCTGTTGCTCTCCGGCATCAGTGGATTTATTACGACTACGCTCGGAATTGCGCTCGCCTTTTTCCCGGCGCAAACCATCAAATCTGTATCGCAGTACGAATTTAAAATGTTTGGCGGCACAGCGTTCTTCATTGGGCTTGCCGCGTTCTTCTTCTTTATTTATGGCGGCCGCAAGGCCCGCCTCGCTGCGCAATCCGCAGCCAACCAAGCTGCCTAG
- a CDS encoding aspartate aminotransferase family protein produces the protein MHDALRQEIELFEKRTPKSAEAHKRNLKRLPLGVASNYRAYDPYPIFVKDAFGSKFRDLDGNEYIDHNLTFGALMAGHCHPAVMKAVEKRLTTGTMFGMPHDMEWELAEEICARFPIEMLRFASTGTEATMHTVRLCRAATGRDKIIKFEGGYHGLHDAALVSVKPKLEQIGDLKAPIAVPGGQGVPKTAVANVLIASFNDLESVEHRFKTHPNEISAIILEPVMMNVGICMPEPGFLEGLRELCDKHGALLIFDEVKTGAKLGWGGASEYFGVIPDAICLAKSIGGGLPLAAFGASKKVMGLISDHKVFHGGTYNTNPVSMAAGLATFREVLTRENYAHVEKLSHKLVTGYRRVVEEVGLDAYLEIAGANGVLMFAPKRVRNYRDWLEVDASLWQQYWFAMVNRGVMPQPYWWDEQWTMSVAHTDADTEKHLAVFGEIAPALAVAQKEPREAVVH, from the coding sequence ATGCACGACGCATTGCGGCAGGAAATCGAACTTTTTGAAAAGCGCACACCCAAATCAGCCGAAGCCCACAAGCGCAACCTGAAGCGTTTACCGCTCGGCGTTGCAAGTAATTATCGCGCTTACGATCCGTATCCAATTTTTGTTAAGGACGCTTTCGGCTCGAAGTTCCGCGACCTCGACGGGAACGAATACATTGACCACAACCTCACGTTTGGCGCGTTAATGGCGGGCCATTGCCACCCGGCAGTAATGAAGGCGGTGGAGAAACGCCTGACCACCGGCACGATGTTTGGCATGCCGCACGACATGGAGTGGGAACTCGCGGAAGAGATCTGCGCCCGCTTCCCTATCGAAATGTTGCGCTTTGCCTCGACTGGGACCGAGGCCACAATGCACACCGTGCGTCTTTGCCGCGCGGCGACCGGTCGCGACAAGATCATCAAGTTCGAAGGCGGTTACCACGGATTGCATGACGCTGCACTAGTCAGTGTGAAACCGAAGCTGGAGCAGATCGGCGATCTCAAAGCTCCGATTGCCGTTCCCGGTGGACAGGGTGTCCCGAAGACGGCAGTGGCCAATGTGCTGATTGCCAGCTTCAACGACCTTGAGAGCGTGGAACATCGCTTCAAGACCCATCCTAACGAGATCTCTGCGATCATCCTCGAACCGGTGATGATGAACGTCGGCATCTGCATGCCGGAACCGGGCTTCCTCGAAGGACTGCGCGAATTGTGCGACAAGCACGGTGCGCTGCTGATCTTCGACGAAGTGAAGACCGGCGCCAAGCTGGGCTGGGGTGGAGCGTCCGAATACTTCGGCGTGATACCCGACGCCATCTGCCTGGCAAAGTCGATCGGCGGCGGCCTGCCGCTCGCTGCGTTCGGCGCCTCGAAGAAAGTGATGGGACTCATCTCCGATCACAAGGTCTTCCATGGCGGCACCTACAACACCAACCCCGTATCGATGGCCGCTGGCTTAGCGACCTTCCGCGAAGTCCTGACTCGCGAGAACTACGCGCATGTGGAGAAGCTCAGCCACAAGCTCGTGACTGGCTATCGCAGAGTCGTCGAAGAAGTCGGGCTGGACGCTTACCTGGAAATTGCCGGCGCAAACGGCGTACTGATGTTCGCTCCGAAGCGCGTGCGTAACTATCGCGATTGGCTCGAAGTCGACGCGAGTCTCTGGCAGCAGTATTGGTTCGCCATGGTCAATCGCGGCGTAATGCCACAGCCTTACTGGTGGGACGAGCAGTGGACCATGTCCGTCGCACACACCGATGCGGATACCGAGAAGCATCTCGCGGTGTTTGGCGAGATCGCTCCCGCCTTGGCGGTCGCGCAGAAGGAACCGCGCGAGGCAGTGGTGCACTAA